A genomic window from Candidatus Denitrolinea symbiosum includes:
- a CDS encoding dicarboxylate/amino acid:cation symporter produces MVQDKRKAGMTTIITLSMILGVAFGLITGKNFPFIEMLGQLFLRLIQMSIILLVTGQIVEAIGGIKPSETGKIGAKTVAIFAVSTFLAAFFGILMAVVFKPGIGVEISSIEASVDVTAGKASAIADTMLGFFPTNIMQAMANGIIVQVIVFAIFVGLGLSYINRDGISLLYKTLVDFNKIIMRIIQMVMYFAPVGVFALVASSIGKFGIEVIIPLAKYLGVYGLGTLLFLIAWVAVVSTYTRINPIEIVKRVTRMSLVALATTSSAVTLPIEMEDAENKLGVTKDVNKIALPLGVSLNSNGAAMHMAITIMTIAQLYGVSYTFSDMVYIVALTAFASLANAVVPGAGLVSLSIVVPQMGLPLEAIALFAGIEWFVGMLRTILNVDADTFTSMLVAKSENKLNYAVYDKNPGLV; encoded by the coding sequence ATGGTTCAGGACAAAAGAAAAGCAGGCATGACCACAATCATCACGCTCTCCATGATCCTGGGCGTGGCGTTTGGATTGATCACGGGCAAAAATTTTCCGTTTATCGAGATGTTGGGACAGCTGTTTCTACGGCTGATCCAAATGTCGATCATCCTGCTCGTCACCGGGCAGATCGTCGAAGCCATCGGTGGGATCAAGCCCAGCGAAACCGGCAAGATTGGCGCGAAAACCGTCGCCATTTTTGCCGTATCCACCTTCCTTGCAGCCTTCTTTGGCATATTGATGGCGGTCGTATTCAAACCCGGCATTGGAGTTGAAATTTCGAGTATTGAAGCGAGCGTGGATGTGACGGCTGGAAAAGCCAGCGCCATCGCCGACACGATGTTGGGATTCTTCCCGACCAATATCATGCAAGCAATGGCCAACGGCATCATCGTCCAGGTGATTGTATTTGCCATCTTTGTCGGATTGGGACTTAGCTACATTAACCGCGATGGGATATCGCTCCTGTATAAAACGCTGGTTGATTTCAACAAAATCATCATGCGCATCATCCAAATGGTGATGTACTTCGCGCCGGTCGGCGTTTTTGCCCTGGTAGCTTCGTCAATCGGCAAGTTCGGAATTGAAGTAATCATCCCTCTGGCCAAGTATTTAGGCGTGTACGGACTGGGCACACTGCTGTTCTTGATCGCATGGGTGGCAGTGGTGTCAACCTACACGCGGATCAATCCGATTGAGATTGTCAAGCGCGTTACGCGTATGTCGCTGGTGGCGCTGGCAACCACCTCTTCGGCAGTAACGCTGCCGATTGAAATGGAAGACGCTGAAAATAAGTTGGGCGTAACCAAGGATGTGAACAAGATTGCCCTCCCGTTGGGAGTCAGCCTGAACAGTAACGGCGCCGCCATGCATATGGCTATCACCATCATGACCATAGCCCAACTATACGGCGTATCTTATACTTTCAGCGACATGGTCTATATCGTCGCGCTGACGGCGTTCGCTTCGCTCGCCAATGCGGTAGTGCCCGGCGCGGGACTGGTTTCGCTCTCGATAGTTGTGCCGCAAATGGGCTTGCCGCTTGAAGCCATCGCGCTGTTTGCGGGCATAGAGTGGTTCGTGGGTATGCTGCGCACGATCCTAAACGTCGACGCCGACACCTTCACTTCGATGTTGGTGGCTAAGAGCGAAAACAAACTCAACTATGCTGTGTACGATAAAAATCCAGGACTTGTGTAA
- a CDS encoding purine catabolism regulatory protein — protein sequence MIVDVKDWNLLVTGINILEATDIEKWGKPGMAILTSYFALQSHSDEELLVFCDKIKQLGISCIIIKVDRLISEIPEQFVNLCKTFEIPLIRISGATKYEDIIVEVLTFILGIREQRLALYYKVSKIGSEMALEMLSLREILLRFRAFLGLEMTLMKRGKRASISTNKQLAKFTIEAERELFHSEYMTFGYKRYQCRSENSANQKYPSVVLVEFSMEDAVETLAIHETYHHQLDEDDIVIIENLIRCLQLNLLREYSGKQRLMWNRNTLVNDLLRGMINDSTEFLSACAELEIDPEGSCQVLTINFSGAGESDQIALYAMKNTLRAKIQRNYRHMVYYTTPRYDQYVLSSSRRQPGYFDAAQINALTAQSIAEERLSEPIRFFGGLSNLFPVREIAAAGTQSKLVADFLSHNNIGNNIREYKNLGLFKLFLGKEKVKLLDFVPEELVRLQADSEELYVTLSAYLKNSRSLKRTADALFLHPKTVKYRIDKIRRNYMLDLENIHYVTLILASIEIMEFQNKGETHIG from the coding sequence TTGATTGTAGACGTGAAAGACTGGAACCTGCTCGTGACAGGCATCAACATCCTGGAAGCGACCGATATCGAAAAGTGGGGAAAGCCAGGAATGGCGATCTTGACCAGTTATTTCGCGTTGCAAAGCCACAGCGACGAAGAGTTGTTAGTCTTTTGTGACAAAATAAAACAACTCGGCATTAGCTGCATCATCATTAAGGTTGACCGTCTAATCAGCGAGATTCCTGAGCAATTCGTCAATTTGTGTAAAACTTTTGAAATTCCGCTTATCCGTATCAGCGGGGCAACCAAGTACGAAGATATCATTGTTGAAGTTTTGACTTTTATTCTCGGTATCCGTGAACAACGGCTGGCGCTGTATTACAAGGTCAGTAAGATCGGCTCGGAAATGGCGCTGGAGATGCTGAGTCTGCGTGAAATTTTGCTTCGATTTAGAGCCTTTTTGGGGCTTGAGATGACTCTGATGAAAAGAGGCAAGCGCGCTAGTATCAGTACCAATAAACAGCTTGCTAAATTTACAATTGAGGCTGAGCGGGAACTATTCCATTCCGAATACATGACCTTTGGCTATAAACGCTATCAATGTCGCAGCGAAAATTCCGCCAATCAGAAATATCCCAGTGTGGTTCTGGTTGAGTTTTCAATGGAAGATGCTGTTGAAACTTTGGCGATCCATGAAACTTATCATCACCAGCTTGACGAGGACGATATCGTAATTATTGAGAACCTAATCCGCTGTCTGCAATTGAACCTGCTGCGAGAGTATTCGGGCAAGCAGAGGTTGATGTGGAATAGGAACACGCTGGTTAATGATCTGCTGCGCGGCATGATCAACGATTCGACGGAGTTTTTATCTGCCTGCGCCGAGCTGGAGATCGACCCGGAAGGATCGTGCCAGGTGTTGACGATTAATTTTTCAGGCGCGGGCGAGAGCGATCAGATTGCGCTATATGCCATGAAAAACACCCTGCGCGCCAAGATTCAACGAAACTATCGCCATATGGTTTACTACACGACGCCGCGCTATGATCAGTATGTCCTGTCTTCATCCAGACGCCAGCCCGGTTATTTTGACGCCGCTCAAATTAATGCTTTGACCGCTCAGAGTATCGCGGAAGAGCGTCTGTCCGAACCTATCCGTTTCTTCGGCGGTCTGAGCAACCTATTTCCTGTGCGCGAGATCGCTGCCGCTGGGACACAATCGAAACTGGTGGCGGATTTTCTTTCACACAATAACATTGGTAACAATATTCGTGAATATAAAAATTTGGGCCTTTTTAAGCTCTTCCTCGGCAAGGAAAAGGTGAAATTGTTGGATTTCGTGCCGGAGGAGTTGGTCCGCTTGCAAGCCGATTCGGAGGAACTGTACGTGACGCTGTCTGCATATTTGAAGAACAGCCGCAGCCTTAAACGAACCGCCGATGCGCTATTCCTCCACCCGAAGACGGTCAAATATCGCATCGACAAAATTCGTCGAAACTATATGTTGGATCTGGAAAACATCCATTACGTCACGCTGATTCTGGCTTCGATCGAGATTATGGAATTTCAAAATAAGGGAGAGACTCACATAGGCTAG
- a CDS encoding acyl-CoA synthetase FdrA yields MLRTIIKKNSYQDSINLMLLTNEINTIEGVIQCSIMMGTDANKDIFKSTNLLTEEAKTASPTDMVMVMETNNDDVVDHVLKRVDQFLSDLSVKKQQSGVVEANTLDEALEIMPDANLALFSIPGEYAADVMEQALERNLNIFSFTDNVSVEDEVRLKKLAHEKGLVMMGPDCGTGILSGIPLAFTNVVKNGNIGIVGASGTGIQEVSSLIDRLGSGVTHAIGTGGRDLSDAVQAITVKDSLIALENYAPADVIVLISKPPAKSVRDEIVNLLHNLSKPVVAIFLGENPTQHENNVYLAHTLEEAARIAVDLANGNSVKKNYLQPLDNQVTNTLPQDLTVKGLYSGGTLGGEAAMLISQALDLGEIIHKEGYLLNERGYQVIDYGDDMYTQGHPHPMIDPATRIDAIKKYGADPKTGIILLDVALGYGSHPDMAGVLAPVIRETLENARKAGRQLYVVATVCGTRQDPQNYDQSAATLKAAGALVEDSNAKAVRLALQLKGVTYTEVDKQVVGRDFQKVALPQPSSPLMTLLTAKPRVINIGLESFNESIRKFGGKSVQYSWRPIAGGNKKLIRILNRISKLESVAAANQQVIERMRDSQPFLVDVVPAKSVIEALNRKVLLHAGPPIQYSEMTGPMQGSCVGAALFEGWAKDEAEARRMLEAGEVEFMPCHHVNAVGPMGGITSGNMAVLVVENKADGTVAYCTMNEGIGKVLRFGAFSEEVVNRLHWMADVLGPTIAKAVKSTPDGINLNVVISKAITMGDEFHQRNIAGTLVLLKELVPLIDALEMDRKDKQDVLRFLANTDQFFLNVMMAVGKAIVDYARKIQEGTVVTTMTRNGKDFGIRIAGMGDDWFTAPVNTPHGLYFTGYTEEDANPDIGDSAITETVGVGAMVTVAAPAVTRFVGSGGGYDDALRVSNEMNSICLSNNPNWSIPNWNFKGACLGIDAVKVVATGITPLINTGIAHKKAGVGQVGAGTATAPLACFEKAILAYAKKLGIDAE; encoded by the coding sequence ATGTTGCGAACGATCATCAAAAAGAACAGCTACCAGGACTCTATTAACCTGATGCTGCTCACCAACGAAATAAACACCATCGAGGGCGTTATCCAATGCTCCATCATGATGGGGACGGATGCCAATAAGGATATTTTCAAAAGCACAAATCTGCTAACCGAGGAAGCCAAAACGGCTTCACCTACCGACATGGTGATGGTGATGGAAACGAACAATGACGATGTTGTCGACCATGTATTGAAGAGAGTCGACCAATTCTTGTCGGACCTCTCGGTCAAAAAACAGCAAAGCGGCGTCGTTGAAGCCAACACGCTGGACGAAGCGCTTGAGATCATGCCCGACGCCAATCTGGCGCTTTTCTCCATTCCTGGCGAATACGCGGCCGACGTGATGGAACAGGCGCTTGAGCGCAATTTGAACATTTTTTCCTTCACCGACAACGTTTCCGTTGAGGACGAGGTCCGGTTGAAAAAATTAGCCCATGAAAAAGGCTTGGTGATGATGGGCCCCGATTGCGGCACCGGCATTCTTTCGGGTATCCCATTGGCTTTTACAAACGTGGTTAAGAATGGCAACATTGGAATCGTCGGCGCATCCGGCACGGGCATCCAGGAAGTCTCTTCTCTGATCGATCGGCTGGGCAGCGGCGTGACTCACGCCATTGGCACTGGCGGGCGCGACCTGAGCGACGCGGTGCAGGCGATAACCGTGAAAGACAGCCTGATCGCGCTTGAAAATTACGCCCCCGCTGATGTAATTGTGCTGATCTCCAAGCCGCCGGCAAAGTCGGTGCGCGATGAAATTGTAAATCTACTTCACAACCTCTCTAAGCCAGTGGTCGCCATTTTCCTGGGAGAAAACCCGACTCAGCACGAAAACAACGTTTACCTGGCGCACACCCTCGAAGAAGCCGCGCGCATCGCGGTGGACTTAGCCAATGGCAATTCCGTAAAAAAGAATTACCTGCAGCCGCTCGACAATCAAGTAACGAACACGCTCCCACAAGATCTGACCGTCAAGGGATTGTATTCCGGCGGCACCCTGGGCGGCGAAGCAGCCATGCTCATTTCGCAGGCTCTCGATCTAGGAGAGATCATCCACAAGGAAGGCTACCTGCTCAACGAACGCGGCTATCAGGTGATCGATTACGGCGACGACATGTACACTCAAGGTCACCCCCATCCAATGATTGATCCAGCCACCCGCATTGACGCCATCAAGAAATATGGGGCTGACCCTAAAACTGGCATCATCCTGCTGGATGTAGCGCTCGGTTACGGTTCACACCCCGATATGGCTGGAGTTCTGGCGCCCGTAATCCGCGAAACGCTCGAAAACGCTCGCAAAGCAGGCCGACAGCTTTATGTTGTCGCCACAGTTTGTGGAACCCGGCAAGATCCGCAAAATTATGACCAGTCGGCGGCAACGCTCAAGGCGGCCGGCGCGCTGGTGGAAGATAGCAACGCAAAAGCGGTACGTCTGGCGCTGCAACTCAAGGGCGTTACTTACACCGAAGTCGACAAACAGGTCGTCGGTCGCGATTTCCAAAAAGTAGCCCTACCCCAACCCAGTAGTCCATTGATGACATTGTTGACCGCCAAGCCGCGTGTTATCAACATTGGTCTGGAAAGCTTCAACGAATCGATCCGCAAATTTGGCGGTAAATCAGTGCAATATTCCTGGCGGCCAATTGCTGGCGGTAATAAGAAACTCATCCGCATTTTGAACAGGATTTCCAAACTCGAGTCGGTCGCGGCCGCCAACCAGCAGGTTATCGAGCGTATGCGCGACTCGCAGCCCTTCCTGGTGGACGTCGTGCCCGCCAAGTCCGTGATCGAGGCGCTAAATCGTAAGGTGTTGCTGCATGCCGGCCCGCCCATCCAGTATTCAGAAATGACCGGGCCAATGCAAGGCTCGTGCGTCGGCGCCGCGTTGTTTGAGGGTTGGGCGAAAGACGAAGCCGAGGCGCGTCGTATGTTGGAAGCCGGTGAAGTTGAATTCATGCCCTGTCACCATGTCAACGCGGTAGGCCCCATGGGCGGCATCACCTCCGGCAACATGGCAGTGTTGGTGGTCGAAAACAAGGCGGATGGCACGGTTGCTTATTGCACCATGAACGAGGGCATTGGCAAGGTGTTGCGCTTTGGCGCATTTAGCGAAGAGGTCGTCAATCGCCTGCATTGGATGGCTGACGTGCTTGGTCCAACCATCGCGAAAGCCGTCAAAAGCACGCCAGACGGCATCAACCTGAATGTTGTCATCTCCAAGGCAATCACCATGGGTGATGAGTTCCATCAGCGTAACATTGCCGGCACCCTGGTGCTGTTGAAGGAATTGGTCCCATTGATCGATGCGCTGGAGATGGATCGCAAGGACAAGCAGGACGTACTCCGCTTCCTGGCGAACACCGATCAGTTCTTCTTGAACGTGATGATGGCAGTGGGCAAGGCGATCGTTGACTATGCCCGCAAGATCCAAGAAGGCACCGTAGTAACCACGATGACCCGCAACGGCAAAGATTTCGGCATCCGGATTGCCGGAATGGGCGATGACTGGTTCACCGCGCCGGTCAACACGCCGCACGGGCTGTACTTCACCGGTTACACCGAGGAGGATGCCAATCCCGATATCGGCGACAGCGCCATCACCGAAACCGTGGGAGTAGGCGCAATGGTGACCGTGGCCGCTCCAGCCGTGACGCGTTTCGTGGGTTCCGGAGGCGGTTATGACGATGCTCTGAGAGTGTCGAATGAGATGAACTCGATTTGTCTGTCCAACAATCCCAATTGGAGTATCCCGAACTGGAATTTCAAGGGCGCCTGTCTGGGCATTGACGCTGTCAAAGTCGTCGCCACGGGCATCACCCCGCTGATCAACACCGGCATCGCCCACAAAAAGGCGGGAGTCGGACAGGTCGGCGCCGGAACGGCGACCGCCCCACTGGCCTGTTTCGAAAAAGCCATTCTTGCCTACGCCAAAAAACTGGGAATTGACGCCGAATGA
- a CDS encoding dicarboxylate/amino acid:cation symporter, whose protein sequence is MAQAQGKSKKKIGMTTWILIAVVLGMLFGLLVPANPIVTDILKTIGQIFLRLIQMSIILLVMGQIIQAIGGLKMNELGKIGYKTLVVFFLSSLIASVFAVVIGYLLKPGAGLDLSAIQTTVTVEANKTTIWDTLLNFIPINAIKAMSDGNIMQAIIFALFFGIAISFVGKDSNLALFDMIKEFNRVILRVITMIMQVAPYGVFALIASSIASYGIQVVIPLAKYLGVFAVIDLAFITVYILVVSGVTRVGIGDIVRGLGRMSAMAVATGSSAVTLPTAMQDVENKLGVGKKVSRIMMPLGVTLNSNGAAIHMTITLITIAQMYAVSFSAGDILFMVILCTLASVANAVVPGAGIVSLTIVVPQMGLPLESIALFAGIEIFVGMLRTILNVDGDALAAMLVAKSENVIDLEKVKRARNLSDEELVELAAKEQAEEEELTRNLAPEATR, encoded by the coding sequence ATGGCACAAGCCCAAGGCAAGTCCAAAAAGAAGATCGGAATGACCACCTGGATCTTAATTGCCGTCGTGCTCGGCATGCTCTTCGGTCTGCTCGTCCCAGCCAATCCGATCGTCACCGACATACTTAAAACGATTGGACAGATTTTCCTTCGTCTCATTCAGATGTCCATCATTCTGCTGGTGATGGGACAGATCATCCAGGCTATCGGCGGACTGAAAATGAACGAACTCGGCAAGATCGGATATAAGACGCTAGTAGTCTTTTTCCTCAGTTCGTTGATCGCGTCTGTGTTTGCGGTTGTGATCGGCTACCTGTTGAAACCAGGCGCCGGGCTGGACCTGTCGGCGATTCAAACAACGGTGACCGTGGAAGCCAACAAGACCACCATCTGGGACACGTTGTTAAACTTCATCCCCATCAACGCAATCAAAGCCATGTCCGACGGCAATATCATGCAAGCCATCATCTTCGCGTTGTTCTTCGGGATTGCCATCAGCTTTGTCGGCAAGGATAGCAACCTGGCGCTCTTTGACATGATCAAAGAGTTCAACAGGGTCATCTTGCGCGTGATCACTATGATCATGCAGGTCGCTCCCTATGGCGTGTTCGCTTTGATCGCCTCCTCGATCGCTTCGTACGGTATCCAGGTGGTTATTCCTCTGGCAAAATACCTTGGGGTTTTCGCGGTCATTGACCTGGCTTTCATTACTGTCTACATCCTGGTTGTATCCGGCGTAACTCGGGTGGGCATTGGCGATATCGTTCGCGGGCTGGGACGCATGTCAGCCATGGCAGTCGCCACCGGCTCCTCGGCCGTCACCCTGCCCACCGCCATGCAGGATGTGGAGAACAAACTGGGCGTTGGCAAAAAGGTCAGCCGAATCATGATGCCTCTGGGCGTCACGCTCAACAGCAACGGGGCTGCCATCCACATGACCATCACCCTAATCACCATCGCGCAGATGTATGCCGTGTCCTTCTCGGCTGGCGACATCCTCTTCATGGTCATTCTGTGCACTCTGGCATCGGTGGCAAACGCAGTTGTACCCGGCGCCGGGATTGTCTCGTTAACCATTGTCGTACCGCAGATGGGGCTGCCGCTCGAATCCATCGCGCTGTTCGCTGGCATTGAAATCTTTGTCGGCATGCTTCGCACCATCCTCAACGTGGACGGCGATGCGCTGGCAGCCATGCTGGTGGCCAAGAGCGAAAACGTGATTGATCTCGAAAAAGTCAAGCGCGCTCGCAACCTCTCGGATGAAGAATTGGTTGAACTTGCCGCCAAGGAACAAGCTGAGGAAGAAGAACTGACCAGGAACCTGGCTCCCGAAGCCACCCGGTAA